From Primulina tabacum isolate GXHZ01 chromosome 2, ASM2559414v2, whole genome shotgun sequence, one genomic window encodes:
- the LOC142532453 gene encoding E3 ubiquitin-protein ligase RGLG4-like isoform X1, with protein sequence MGNLLSAFFKKIITGDRAAKRRRLQRKQSYAYIPDYFKTLDEVTQALRESGLESSNLILGIDFTKSNEWTGKESFNNCSLHAIGNTPNPYEKAISIIGNTLAPFDEDNLIPCFGFGDVTTYDHEVFSFHSNSTPCHGFEEVLACYRRIVPHLLLSGPTSFGPVVDAAVDIVERSGGRYHVLVIIADGQVTRSVDVRDGKLSPQEEKTISSIVNARSETIKNICFFHFCVSLYPLSIVLVGVGDGPWQDMKKFDDKIPTRKFDNFQFVNFTDIMSKNTSSSEKETAFALAALMEIPLQYKAAIEMRLPGHITGNAKKIVPKPPPMENTGQARLPARQLSNVPEAAQNQACPICLTNRKDLAFGCGHMTCRECSTRLSNCPICRQRITSRIRLYT encoded by the exons ATGGGTAATCTCTTGTCTGCATTTTTCAAGAAGATCATTACTGGCGATAGGGCAGCAAAACGACGGAGGTTGCAGAGGAAACAAAGCTATGCATATATTCCTGATTACTTCAAAACCCTTGATGAG GTTACTCAGGCCTTGAGAGAATCGGGTCTTGAATCATCAAATCTGATTCTTGGAATCGATTTCACAAAGAGTAATGAATGGACTG GGAAGGAATCATTCAACAACTGCAGCCTGCATGCAATTGGCAATACGCCTAATCCATATGAAAAAGCCATATCCATCATTGGCAATACTTTAGCCCCATTTGATGAAGACAACTTGATTCCTTGTTTTGGTTTTGGGGATG TAACTACATATGATCATGAAGTGTTTAGCTTCCACAGCAATAGCACCCCTTGCCATGGCTTTGAAGAAGTTTTAGCCTGCTACAGAAGAATAGTTCCACATCTGCTATTATCAG GACCGACATCTTTTGGACCAGTAGTAGATGCTGCAGTAGACATAGTGGAGAGAAGTGGCGGACGATACCATGTTTTAGTTATCATAGCAGATGGCCAG GTTACAAGAAGTGTAGATGTAAGGGATGGAAAACTCAGTCCTCAGGAAGAGAAAACCATAAGCTCTATAGTCAATGCAAG GTCTGAAACTATCAAGAACAtttgtttttttcatttttgtgtCAGTCTGTATCCTCTCTCCATTGTTCTTGTTGGAGTTGGCGATGGACCTTGGCAGGATatgaaaaaatttgatgatAAGATCCCTACTCGTAAATTCGACAATTTCCAG TTTGTCAATTTTACTGATATTATGTCCAAGAATACGTCATCCTCTGAAAAAGAGACTGCATTTGCTCTTGCTGCACTTATGGAGATACCCTTACAATATAAAGCAGCTATAGAAATGCGTTTACCAGG CCACATAACTGGTAATGCAAAGAAAATAGTTCCTAAGCCACCACCAATGGAAAATACTGGCCAGGCTAGGCTTCCAGCTCGACAACTCAGCAACGTTCCAGAAGCTGCTCAAAATCAA GCCTGCCCGATTTGCTTAACCAATAGGAAAGATTTGGCCTTTGGCTGCGGACACATG ACCTGCAGGGAATGCAGCACAAGATTGTCGAATTGTCCCATTTGTCGTCAACGTATCACGAGTCGGATCAGGTTATATACTTGA
- the LOC142532453 gene encoding E3 ubiquitin-protein ligase RGLG4-like isoform X2: MGNLLSAFFKKIITGDRAAKRRRLQRKQSYAYIPDYFKTLDEVTQALRESGLESSNLILGIDFTKSNEWTGKESFNNCSLHAIGNTPNPYEKAISIIGNTLAPFDEDNLIPCFGFGDVTTYDHEVFSFHSNSTPCHGFEEVLACYRRIVPHLLLSGPTSFGPVVDAAVDIVERSGGRYHVLVIIADGQVTRSVDVRDGKLSPQEEKTISSIVNASLYPLSIVLVGVGDGPWQDMKKFDDKIPTRKFDNFQFVNFTDIMSKNTSSSEKETAFALAALMEIPLQYKAAIEMRLPGHITGNAKKIVPKPPPMENTGQARLPARQLSNVPEAAQNQACPICLTNRKDLAFGCGHMTCRECSTRLSNCPICRQRITSRIRLYT; encoded by the exons ATGGGTAATCTCTTGTCTGCATTTTTCAAGAAGATCATTACTGGCGATAGGGCAGCAAAACGACGGAGGTTGCAGAGGAAACAAAGCTATGCATATATTCCTGATTACTTCAAAACCCTTGATGAG GTTACTCAGGCCTTGAGAGAATCGGGTCTTGAATCATCAAATCTGATTCTTGGAATCGATTTCACAAAGAGTAATGAATGGACTG GGAAGGAATCATTCAACAACTGCAGCCTGCATGCAATTGGCAATACGCCTAATCCATATGAAAAAGCCATATCCATCATTGGCAATACTTTAGCCCCATTTGATGAAGACAACTTGATTCCTTGTTTTGGTTTTGGGGATG TAACTACATATGATCATGAAGTGTTTAGCTTCCACAGCAATAGCACCCCTTGCCATGGCTTTGAAGAAGTTTTAGCCTGCTACAGAAGAATAGTTCCACATCTGCTATTATCAG GACCGACATCTTTTGGACCAGTAGTAGATGCTGCAGTAGACATAGTGGAGAGAAGTGGCGGACGATACCATGTTTTAGTTATCATAGCAGATGGCCAG GTTACAAGAAGTGTAGATGTAAGGGATGGAAAACTCAGTCCTCAGGAAGAGAAAACCATAAGCTCTATAGTCAATGCAAG TCTGTATCCTCTCTCCATTGTTCTTGTTGGAGTTGGCGATGGACCTTGGCAGGATatgaaaaaatttgatgatAAGATCCCTACTCGTAAATTCGACAATTTCCAG TTTGTCAATTTTACTGATATTATGTCCAAGAATACGTCATCCTCTGAAAAAGAGACTGCATTTGCTCTTGCTGCACTTATGGAGATACCCTTACAATATAAAGCAGCTATAGAAATGCGTTTACCAGG CCACATAACTGGTAATGCAAAGAAAATAGTTCCTAAGCCACCACCAATGGAAAATACTGGCCAGGCTAGGCTTCCAGCTCGACAACTCAGCAACGTTCCAGAAGCTGCTCAAAATCAA GCCTGCCCGATTTGCTTAACCAATAGGAAAGATTTGGCCTTTGGCTGCGGACACATG ACCTGCAGGGAATGCAGCACAAGATTGTCGAATTGTCCCATTTGTCGTCAACGTATCACGAGTCGGATCAGGTTATATACTTGA